A region of Bacillus rossius redtenbacheri isolate Brsri chromosome 2, Brsri_v3, whole genome shotgun sequence DNA encodes the following proteins:
- the LOC134529501 gene encoding uncharacterized protein LOC134529501 gives MGESALKAHMAGSKHSSLVEEKTKTVAIKEFFSPMNLPNQTSSTSNAAGVCKPATEASGSLNLFTTGKDVLDAEILWTLKCICNNYSYKSCEDSSQLFARMFPDSLVARQFSCGEKKVAYLCHFGLAPHFQTLLFKSFQDTSHYVLLFDETLNKSTQQKQMDIHIRFWHTDNSVRTRYVTSAFIGHATADDLLKAFYKCTEKLDLSKLIQVSMDGPSVNWKFFKLLQENMRKEFNFECIDVGSCGLHTLNNSFKKGESATEWGISSVLTSLYSLFKDAPARRDDFEKLSTTHKMPVKFCSCRWLENVPSAERALEVWNDVTEYVGKVEKGVLSKVTCKSFGVVAGVTQDNLMTVKLNFFLSVAKVLKPFLEKYQSDKPLLPFFAQDVLQLVKKCVQLYKVLKPAHFDRISSVEKLSKFDFSSKSFHASASDVSVGFVGDKLLKEKLFKQQVTEKQVVVLKYECQKFVLTMLESLMAKCPVNYSLVRNAACIDPSQMARDSASCSRKMKCVLTYFVQKKAIAAEDCDDILIQFNDFLENVVGPSSSEFLNYDRNEGLDSFLSGYFLRTAYGKVWNVIKMLLILSHGQASVERGFSINKALEVENLKESSYVACRTVHDYITYCGTIHDIPITKELRASASSARMKYMQHLEEERAKKIAASAQEKRKEMFDEIEVLKKWRVLLEKEIDTSETSVNNLSQKAETSRNIELFIKCNAVRKEISVKKQELSDLKTKISDLQNLTK, from the exons ATGGGCGAATCGGCTTTGAAAGCACACATGGCAG ggtcGAAgcactcttcattagttgaagagaaAACCAAGACCGTTGCGATAAAAGAGTTTTTCAGTCCCATGAACTTACCTAATCAAACTTCTTCAACCTCAAATGCTGCAGGTGTATGCAAGCCAGCTACAGAAGCAAGTGGTAGTTTGAATTTGTTTACCACTGGGAAAGACGTTCTGGATGCAGAAATTTTGTGGACTTTAAAGTGTATTTGTAATAACTATTCGTACAAGTCTTGTGAGGATTCATCTCAACTTTTTGCTAGAATGTTTCCAGACAGTTTAGTCGCACGACAGTTCTCTTGCGGTGAAAAGAAAGTGGCatatttgtgtcattttggttTGGCTCCCCATTTCCAGACACTTTTATTCAAATCTTTTCAGGACACTAGTCACTATGTCTTGCTGTTTGACGAAACACTGAATAAAAGCACCCAGCAAAAACAAATGGACATCCATATTAGATTCTGGCATACTGACAATTCAGTGAGAACACGTTATGTTACTTCAGCTTTCATTGGTCATGCCACAGCTGATGATTTACTGAAGGCGTTTTACAAATGTACAGAGAAGCTTGATTTATCAAAATTGATTCAGGTATCAATGGATGGACCATCAGTTAATTGGAAGTTTTTCAAACTGTTGCAGGAAAACATGagaaaagagtttaattttgagTGCATTGATGTTGGTTCTTGTGGGCTTCACACTTTGAATAATTCATTCAAAAAGGGCGAATCTGCAACAGAGTGGGGTATTTCATCTGTTCTGACATCTCTTTACTCTTTGTTCAAAGATGCCCCAGCACGAAGGGATGACTTTGAAAAATTATCCACAACACATAAAATGCCAGTCAAATTTTGCAGCTGCCGCTGGTTGGAAAATGTTCCATCAGCTGAACGGGCATTAGAAGTTTGGAATGATGTAACAGAGTATGTGGGAAAAGTTGAAAAAGGTGTACTTTCAAAAGTGACATGCAAGTCCTTCGGTGTTGTCGCTGGAGTAACACAAGATAACCTGATGACTGTGAagctcaatttttttctctccgtgGCAAAAGTTCTAAAGCCATTTTTGGAAAAATACCAGAGTGACAAACCATTGTTACCCTTCTTCGCACAGGATGTTCTTCAACTTGTAAAAAAGTGTGTTCAACTGTACAAAGTCTTGAAACCTGCTCATTTTGATCGTATTTCTAGTGTTGAAAAATTGAGCAAGTTTGATTTTTCAAGCAAAAGTTTCCATGCTTCAGCAAGTGATGTTAGTGTAGGGTTTGTTGGAGATAAACTTCTGAAAGAGAAACTCTTTAAACAACAGGTAACTGAAAAGCAAGTAGTGGTTCTAAAGTATGAGTGCCAAAAGTTTGTTTTGACTATGTTGGAGAGTTTGATGGCTAAGTGTCCTGTAAATTATTCACTTGTGAGGAATGCAGCCTGTATTGATCCATCGCAAATGGCAAGAGATTCTGCTAGCTGTAGTCGTAAAATGAAGTGTGTTCttacatattttgtacaaaagaAAGCGATTGCAGCAGAGGATTgtgatgatattttaatacagttcAATGACTTCCTAGAGAATGTTGTTGGACCATCATCATCAGAGTTCCTGAACTATGATAGGAATGAAGGTCTTGACAGCTTCCTTAGTGGCTATTTTTTAAGAACAGCATATGGAAAGGTATGGAATGTCATTAAAATGTTGCTAATTCTCTCACATGGACAAGCATCAGTGGAAAGAGGTTTTTCCATCAACAAAGCCTTAGAAGTTGAAAATCTGAAGGAATCGTCTTATGTAGCCTGCCGCACTGTACATGACTACATCACTTACTGTGGTACCATACATGACATACCTATTACCAAAGAATTGAGGGCGTCTGCATCATCTGCCCGAATGAAATATATGCAGCATTTGGAGGAGGAACGTGCCAAGAAAATTGCTGCCAGTGCACAGGAGAAGAGAAAGGAAATGtttgatgaaattgaagtttTGAAAAAGTGGAGGGTTCTTTTGGAGAAGGAAATTGACACATCTGAAACATCAGTTAATAATCTTTCACAAAAAGCAGAAACTTCCAGAAATATTGAACTGTTTATCAAGTGCAATGCTGTTAGGAAAGAAATCTCTGTAAAGAAGCAGGAGCTGAGTGATCTCAAAACTAAAATTAGTGACTTGCAAAATCTGACTAAATAG